The proteins below come from a single Chelatococcus sp. YT9 genomic window:
- the ugpC gene encoding sn-glycerol-3-phosphate ABC transporter ATP-binding protein UgpC, with the protein MASVSISKAGKYYGNVEALKGVSVDIEDGEFVVLVGPSGCGKSTLLRMIAGLEDISAGEIGIGNRVVNEIAPKDRDISMVFQNYALYPHMTVAQNMSFSLKLKGVPKTEIKQKVDRAAHILGLEKLLDRRPRQLSGGQRQRVAMGRAIVRDPQVFLFDEPLSNLDAKLRVQMRAEIKEMHQRLKTTTIYVTHDQVEAMTMADRIVVMKDGVIEQIGSPLDLYDKPHNIFVAGFIGSPSMNFIKGSVVDGSFRTTDGILLSSVNAPASASIYGIRPEHLHLANNGFEIEVVVLEPTGSETQIIGRLGTQHITGIFRERINIEPGSKIRVTPDLSVVHLFDSNGLRVN; encoded by the coding sequence GTGGCAAGTGTAAGTATAAGCAAGGCTGGAAAATACTACGGAAACGTCGAAGCGCTGAAGGGTGTGTCGGTCGACATTGAGGATGGCGAGTTCGTGGTATTGGTGGGTCCTTCGGGCTGCGGCAAGTCCACGCTTCTGCGTATGATCGCCGGCCTTGAAGATATCAGCGCGGGAGAGATCGGTATCGGCAACCGCGTCGTCAATGAGATAGCACCAAAGGACCGTGATATCTCTATGGTGTTCCAAAACTACGCGCTTTATCCTCACATGACTGTAGCGCAGAATATGAGTTTTTCTCTGAAGCTGAAGGGAGTACCAAAGACCGAGATCAAGCAGAAGGTCGACCGCGCCGCACACATATTAGGGCTCGAGAAGCTCCTAGACCGCCGCCCTCGCCAACTTTCGGGCGGTCAGCGCCAGCGCGTTGCAATGGGCCGCGCAATCGTACGTGATCCGCAGGTCTTCTTGTTCGACGAGCCTCTTTCTAACCTTGATGCCAAGCTCCGCGTACAAATGCGGGCGGAGATCAAAGAGATGCATCAAAGGCTGAAGACCACCACCATCTATGTGACCCATGATCAGGTGGAAGCCATGACCATGGCCGATAGAATCGTGGTGATGAAAGACGGCGTCATTGAACAGATCGGGTCTCCGCTTGATCTTTACGACAAACCGCACAATATATTTGTTGCAGGTTTCATCGGTTCGCCTTCGATGAACTTTATCAAAGGCTCAGTTGTCGATGGGAGTTTCAGAACAACCGACGGCATTCTGCTGTCCTCCGTGAATGCGCCAGCAAGCGCGTCAATTTATGGCATACGCCCTGAACATCTGCATCTTGCAAACAACGGGTTCGAAATCGAGGTGGTTGTGCTGGAGCCGACGGGCTCGGAAACGCAAATCATTGGCCGTCTCGGAACGCAGCATATCACCGGAATCTTTCGCGAACGAATCAACATAGAGCCAGGAAGCAAGATCAGGGTGACGCCAGACCTGAGTGTGGTGCATTTGTTCGACTCAAACGGGTTGAGGGTAAACTGA
- a CDS encoding carbohydrate ABC transporter permease codes for MTRNPLGWLGIYCLLAVAVTWAAFPIAFMVSGSFKPPNLIWSYPPTLVALPTTTNYEAISRLFPSFWRHLCNSVVVTLTTTVITMVMALGAAFVFSRLRSGWLRFPAFLMILVRMFPPIIIIIPLFPVFNALGWLDTLTPLVMAGVAFAISIATLLLKTFVDDVPVELEEAAMIDGASRLGAFVRITVPLVMPAVAAIALVVAIGTWNEFLFPLVFTSSAARTAPVTIAIAIDNEDGVAWGAVMAMASAHLAPALVLVLLLHRQLMRVMTGGAVKG; via the coding sequence ATGACCCGCAACCCGCTGGGCTGGCTTGGAATCTATTGTCTGCTGGCAGTGGCCGTGACGTGGGCCGCCTTTCCGATCGCCTTCATGGTCAGCGGCTCATTCAAGCCGCCCAACCTCATCTGGTCATATCCGCCCACGCTTGTTGCCCTGCCGACAACCACCAATTACGAGGCCATTTCGAGGCTCTTCCCCTCTTTCTGGCGACATCTGTGCAACAGCGTCGTGGTCACGCTGACCACGACCGTCATCACCATGGTCATGGCGTTAGGCGCGGCATTCGTTTTTTCTCGCCTGCGCTCGGGGTGGCTACGTTTTCCCGCCTTCCTGATGATCCTGGTCCGCATGTTCCCGCCAATCATCATTATCATCCCGCTGTTTCCGGTCTTCAATGCGCTGGGCTGGCTGGACACTCTGACGCCGCTCGTGATGGCGGGCGTCGCCTTCGCAATCAGCATCGCGACCCTGCTGCTCAAGACTTTCGTCGACGACGTCCCCGTAGAGCTCGAGGAAGCCGCGATGATCGATGGGGCCTCGCGCCTGGGCGCCTTTGTGCGGATCACCGTACCGCTAGTGATGCCCGCCGTGGCCGCCATCGCCCTCGTCGTTGCCATTGGTACCTGGAACGAATTCCTGTTCCCGCTGGTCTTTACGTCTTCAGCGGCGCGGACGGCGCCGGTCACTATCGCCATCGCCATCGACAATGAGGACGGGGTGGCGTGGGGCGCGGTGATGGCCATGGCCAGCGCTCATCTGGCGCCGGCCCTTGTCCTCGTGCTGCTGCTACACCGCCAGCTTATGCGAGTGATGACCGGCGGTGCAGTGAAGGGGTGA
- a CDS encoding sugar ABC transporter permease has protein sequence MIDRRGLARSRGTGDRGGRWWRRNGLALALLAPTTLLLVAFIVVPAFSLLWTALTDYSPGLDPNFVGIRNFVSLVDNPSFQVVAIRNIAYVVVVVSLQLLVGLGIAILLDNQLPLRALWMAILIAPFAVSPIVAVVSWKYLLDPSYGLANYIFSVLGLPSVPWLANPVTSMIAVVIVAVWKGFPFIAIILFAALRSVPVELKEAARIDGASTFQIFWSVKLPLIVPAISIVALFETIFAVREFDIIQTMTGGGPGGSTALFSHYLYRTAFGNFDFGMGAAVGWIMLAVTLVLAFAIIWRTYKNMYDTQGSTK, from the coding sequence ATGATCGACAGGCGGGGCCTTGCCCGCAGCCGCGGGACAGGGGACCGAGGCGGCCGCTGGTGGCGCCGGAATGGGCTGGCACTCGCGCTTCTCGCCCCAACCACTCTTTTGCTGGTCGCCTTCATAGTCGTGCCGGCGTTCAGCCTGCTGTGGACCGCGCTCACCGACTATTCGCCTGGCCTCGACCCGAATTTCGTAGGCATCCGCAACTTCGTCTCGCTTGTGGACAATCCCAGCTTCCAGGTCGTGGCGATCCGGAACATCGCCTATGTCGTGGTGGTGGTCAGCCTACAGCTGCTGGTTGGCCTGGGCATCGCTATCCTCCTCGACAATCAGCTGCCGCTCCGCGCACTGTGGATGGCTATCCTCATCGCTCCCTTTGCGGTTAGCCCGATTGTTGCGGTGGTGAGCTGGAAATATCTGCTCGATCCTTCCTACGGGCTAGCCAACTATATCTTCTCCGTGCTCGGCCTGCCTAGCGTGCCTTGGCTCGCCAATCCAGTCACCTCGATGATCGCGGTGGTGATCGTGGCTGTCTGGAAGGGATTTCCCTTCATCGCGATCATCCTCTTCGCCGCGCTGCGCTCGGTGCCCGTAGAGCTCAAGGAAGCGGCCCGGATTGATGGTGCCAGCACGTTCCAAATCTTCTGGTCGGTCAAGCTGCCGCTGATCGTGCCGGCGATCTCCATCGTTGCCCTGTTCGAGACGATCTTTGCGGTGCGCGAGTTCGACATCATCCAAACCATGACCGGCGGCGGGCCGGGAGGATCGACAGCCCTGTTCTCCCATTATCTGTACCGGACCGCCTTTGGTAACTTCGATTTCGGCATGGGCGCGGCCGTCGGCTGGATCATGCTGGCGGTGACGCTGGTGCTCGCCTTCGCCATCATCTGGCGCACCTATAAAAACATGTACGACACGCAGGGAAGCACCAAATGA
- a CDS encoding extracellular solute-binding protein: protein MKYTFLLSVLSVGMFAGMAQAQDNQLVIISASAHETAMRGVGAANGVDTLAPFEETNGVRIIINAVPSGEVQDALPRLGTLNRSVEDLIFVSQGTANPRIAAFLEPLDDYLSTKPIKGFPDNWINAPVKAGTINGKHYLLPLRCGVFIMWNNTQFMAERGIAAPPKTAEELYEAAKRGTFEKPNGEKVFGFGVRGIMNQLPGTLATFAAMFGGQIVSDTGEVVVNSPAVVEGVNLLRRMYVEGLMPPNWSTVDVDQLFTDGRLTMVMAPDSNGTRYLSGGNLAADNIRPSHIPLAEAARTGERDYSASNMFYWGVGILKGSTDKDMAYDLLRHLASAKVEQQMIVNGNAPCTYSTLAKMGETNPATAVGADTLAISAAPLPGHPRLGQATDQLGKAVQEIVINGAPVQETLDRLAAELRETLN from the coding sequence ATGAAATACACATTTTTATTGTCGGTACTTTCGGTGGGCATGTTCGCGGGGATGGCGCAAGCGCAGGACAATCAGCTTGTGATCATATCTGCGAGCGCACACGAAACCGCCATGCGCGGTGTCGGCGCTGCCAACGGCGTGGACACGCTGGCTCCGTTCGAGGAGACGAACGGGGTGAGGATCATCATTAACGCCGTGCCCAGCGGCGAGGTGCAAGACGCCCTGCCGCGTCTCGGTACCCTCAACCGGTCGGTCGAGGATCTGATCTTCGTCTCACAGGGCACCGCCAATCCGCGCATCGCCGCCTTTCTCGAACCGCTCGACGACTATCTTTCCACCAAGCCGATAAAGGGCTTCCCGGACAACTGGATCAACGCCCCGGTCAAAGCTGGGACGATCAATGGCAAGCACTACCTGCTGCCCCTGCGCTGCGGCGTGTTCATCATGTGGAACAACACCCAGTTCATGGCTGAGCGCGGAATTGCGGCGCCGCCGAAGACGGCTGAAGAACTCTACGAGGCGGCCAAGCGCGGCACCTTCGAGAAACCCAATGGGGAAAAGGTCTTCGGCTTCGGCGTCCGTGGCATTATGAACCAGCTTCCGGGCACTCTCGCCACCTTCGCCGCCATGTTCGGCGGACAGATCGTCAGCGATACCGGCGAGGTGGTCGTGAACAGCCCCGCGGTCGTGGAAGGGGTCAACCTGCTGCGCCGCATGTACGTGGAGGGCTTGATGCCGCCGAACTGGTCTACTGTGGACGTGGATCAGCTTTTCACCGACGGGCGCCTCACCATGGTCATGGCCCCCGACAGCAACGGCACCCGCTATCTGAGCGGAGGCAATCTGGCGGCGGACAATATCCGCCCCTCCCATATCCCCCTGGCCGAAGCGGCCCGCACCGGCGAGCGGGACTATAGTGCCAGCAACATGTTCTACTGGGGTGTCGGCATCCTCAAGGGTTCGACCGACAAGGACATGGCCTATGACCTGCTGCGCCATCTGGCCTCAGCCAAGGTGGAGCAGCAGATGATCGTCAACGGCAACGCGCCATGCACCTATTCCACGCTCGCAAAAATGGGCGAGACGAATCCTGCGACCGCGGTCGGTGCCGATACCCTGGCCATCTCCGCCGCTCCGCTTCCGGGTCATCCCCGGCTCGGCCAAGCTACCGACCAGCTCGGCAAGGCGGTCCAGGAAATTGTCATCAATGGTGCCCCTGTCCAGGAAACGCTCGATCGGCTCGCCGCTGAGCTCAGGGAGACTTTGAATTAA
- a CDS encoding FadR/GntR family transcriptional regulator: protein MVDVQPDGHFHNFAAAKKRKLSDEIYNQLIQQISASEYKAGDRLPTEGQLAAAFRVSRPVVREALQRLQEDAIISSRRGAGTFVNRLPPSEIGAGPAPVNLALYMRTFEVRFCIEPEISRLAARRRTNASLASLSSALAKLEASLTQGSDSAEADFNFHLQIAQATQNELFTQYLLALKHHMISSISIMTRITRIRPRERSAKVFREHQDIFDAILARDEDGARTCMMYHLWQVRGRITDASR, encoded by the coding sequence ATGGTCGACGTGCAGCCAGACGGTCATTTCCACAACTTTGCCGCTGCAAAAAAACGTAAGCTCTCCGACGAAATTTATAACCAATTGATTCAACAAATCTCCGCGTCGGAGTACAAGGCGGGCGATCGGCTGCCCACCGAGGGTCAGCTCGCCGCTGCATTCAGGGTATCTCGCCCCGTCGTCCGCGAAGCGCTGCAGCGCTTGCAAGAAGACGCCATCATCTCCTCGCGCCGCGGCGCCGGAACATTCGTCAATCGACTACCACCCAGCGAAATAGGGGCCGGGCCGGCGCCGGTAAACTTGGCGCTCTATATGCGGACATTCGAGGTGCGGTTCTGTATCGAGCCGGAAATCTCGCGCTTAGCCGCCCGGCGGCGCACGAACGCGTCGCTGGCTTCGCTGTCCTCGGCGCTGGCCAAACTAGAGGCATCGCTGACCCAAGGCAGCGACAGCGCCGAAGCGGATTTCAATTTCCACCTCCAGATTGCACAGGCGACTCAGAACGAGCTGTTCACACAGTACCTGCTAGCGCTCAAGCACCACATGATCAGCTCGATCTCGATCATGACGCGCATAACGAGAATCCGCCCACGGGAGCGCAGTGCCAAGGTGTTCAGAGAACACCAAGATATCTTCGATGCCATCCTGGCTCGCGATGAGGACGGCGCGCGCACCTGCATGATGTACCATCTATGGCAGGTCCGAGGGCGCATAACCGACGCGTCGCGATAG
- a CDS encoding thiamine pyrophosphate-binding protein, protein MQGTERSRTGGQILVDQLIINGTDRVFCVPGESYLAVLDALYDRRDEIALVNARHEAGAANMAETYGKLTNLPGICFVTRGPGACHAAVGVHIAHQDSTPMILFIGQVDSGTMDREAFQEIDYRQMFGRVAKWVAQIDSAKRIPEYLARAFRVATSGRPGPVVLAIPEDVLAEKLVVPDARRVEPIAFGVSEEQLRAVGERLSAAQRPLAIVGGSGWTRQACDDFRHFAEANGLPVATSYRRQDVFDNRSPNFAGDLGTSGPVELIRRVKDADLLLVVGARLGEMTTQSYSLLPPSVRQVLVHVHPGADELGRVYQPDLALNLPPEAFASALRGAKWLDTKRLTAWRQAANADFLRANASPEGAGGLDMGQVLSALGDRLPEDFILTLDAGNHTHWPQRFLRYGRPNRQLGTTCGSMGYAVPAAVAASITYPDRLVIGCVGDGGFMMSGMELATAMQHGGKPIIILFNNSSYGTIRMHQEREYPGRVSGTDLVNPDFVGMGQVMGAYAERVSTTEAFFPAFERAVAAKRAALIEVVTEVEQITTRTTLTELRARKANNG, encoded by the coding sequence ATGCAAGGGACCGAACGCAGTCGAACCGGCGGTCAGATCCTCGTCGATCAGCTGATCATCAATGGTACGGACCGTGTGTTTTGCGTTCCGGGGGAGAGCTATCTTGCGGTTCTCGATGCGCTCTATGATCGGCGCGACGAAATCGCGCTCGTCAATGCGCGTCACGAGGCGGGCGCTGCTAACATGGCGGAGACCTACGGCAAGCTGACCAATCTTCCGGGGATATGCTTCGTCACCCGCGGACCCGGCGCGTGCCATGCGGCGGTCGGCGTTCACATCGCCCATCAGGACTCGACGCCGATGATACTGTTCATCGGGCAGGTTGACAGTGGAACGATGGACCGCGAGGCCTTCCAGGAGATCGATTATCGGCAGATGTTCGGGCGAGTTGCGAAATGGGTGGCCCAGATCGACAGCGCCAAGCGCATTCCAGAATATCTCGCCCGGGCTTTCCGTGTAGCTACTTCAGGGCGGCCGGGGCCGGTGGTACTGGCGATTCCTGAGGACGTGCTTGCAGAGAAGCTCGTCGTACCTGACGCTAGGCGTGTCGAGCCCATCGCGTTTGGGGTTTCCGAGGAGCAATTGAGGGCGGTAGGAGAGCGGCTGTCCGCAGCCCAGCGGCCACTTGCGATCGTCGGCGGCTCGGGATGGACCAGACAGGCCTGCGACGATTTCAGGCATTTCGCTGAGGCCAATGGCCTCCCGGTGGCGACATCGTATCGGCGGCAGGACGTTTTCGACAATCGCTCTCCCAATTTTGCTGGAGACCTCGGAACATCCGGACCAGTCGAACTGATCCGGCGGGTGAAGGATGCGGATCTGTTGTTGGTAGTCGGCGCTCGTTTGGGCGAAATGACGACCCAGAGCTACTCGCTACTCCCGCCCTCGGTCCGCCAAGTGCTGGTGCATGTGCATCCAGGGGCCGACGAATTGGGACGCGTCTACCAGCCAGATCTCGCTTTGAACCTGCCGCCCGAAGCCTTTGCGTCAGCACTGCGCGGCGCAAAGTGGCTGGATACAAAGCGACTTACCGCATGGCGGCAGGCGGCAAACGCCGACTTCCTCCGTGCTAATGCCTCGCCGGAAGGGGCGGGCGGGCTGGACATGGGGCAGGTGCTTTCAGCCCTTGGTGACCGGCTACCCGAGGACTTCATCCTGACCCTCGATGCGGGAAACCATACCCATTGGCCACAACGCTTCCTGCGTTACGGCCGGCCAAATCGGCAGCTCGGTACCACCTGCGGATCCATGGGGTACGCAGTGCCAGCCGCAGTGGCGGCGTCGATCACGTATCCTGATAGACTAGTGATCGGCTGCGTCGGCGACGGCGGATTTATGATGAGCGGCATGGAACTCGCGACAGCAATGCAGCATGGCGGAAAACCGATCATCATTCTGTTCAACAACAGCAGCTACGGCACCATCCGGATGCATCAGGAGCGCGAGTATCCGGGCCGCGTATCGGGTACCGACCTCGTTAACCCCGATTTCGTCGGCATGGGGCAAGTGATGGGGGCATATGCCGAGCGGGTTAGCACCACGGAGGCGTTCTTCCCGGCATTCGAGCGGGCCGTGGCTGCGAAGCGAGCCGCGCTAATTGAGGTGGTCACCGAGGTCGAGCAGATCACCACGCGAACGACGCTGACCGAGCTCCGCGCGCGTAAGGCGAACAATGGCTAA
- the lhgO gene encoding L-2-hydroxyglutarate oxidase, with translation MAKPDTRADIVVVGGGVVGLALCRELLSRNGDLRVVLLEKEPALAAHQTGRNSGVIHAGIYYRPGSLKERLCKAGHRATIEFCEREGIPFELCGKLIVATDDNELGRLETLYQQGTDNGLPLERLDAVALREREPNVTGRAAVLVKNTGIVSYTAIAEAMAAGIARSGSEVHRSAKVLDIREEADQVVVVTQDRVLRAGQVVVCAGLEADRLARLCGVDVDFRIISFRGEYFRLDARYNDIVRHLIYPVPDPALPFLGIHLTRMIGGYVTVGPNAVLALAREGYRKSDIDLRYMGGLAAYKGFRRLLRTYLRAGITEMVNSLSERRYAALCQRYCPSISVDAFEPHPAGIRAQAVLPDGSLAHDFLIKRTWRTVHVCNAPSPAATSAIPIAGYLVDHAMSELGIRAKDA, from the coding sequence ATGGCTAAGCCGGATACGAGGGCAGATATCGTCGTTGTTGGCGGCGGAGTCGTCGGGCTCGCCTTGTGTCGCGAGCTGCTGTCGCGGAACGGCGATCTGCGGGTGGTTCTGTTGGAGAAGGAGCCGGCGCTCGCAGCGCATCAGACGGGCCGCAATAGCGGGGTGATCCACGCCGGCATCTATTACCGGCCAGGCAGCCTCAAGGAACGCCTGTGTAAGGCGGGACATCGCGCCACGATCGAGTTCTGCGAGCGTGAGGGCATCCCCTTCGAGCTTTGTGGAAAGCTGATCGTCGCCACCGACGACAACGAGCTAGGCAGGCTGGAGACGCTGTATCAGCAGGGGACTGACAATGGGCTGCCGCTGGAGAGGCTTGATGCCGTGGCGTTACGCGAGCGCGAGCCCAATGTTACTGGCCGGGCTGCCGTGCTGGTCAAGAATACCGGCATCGTCAGCTACACGGCCATCGCCGAGGCCATGGCGGCGGGCATAGCTAGGTCGGGCTCCGAAGTCCACAGATCCGCCAAGGTGCTCGATATCCGGGAAGAAGCGGATCAGGTCGTGGTGGTTACACAGGACAGGGTCCTGCGCGCCGGGCAAGTTGTCGTCTGTGCCGGGCTGGAGGCCGACCGGCTCGCCCGCCTGTGCGGTGTCGACGTCGACTTTCGGATCATTAGCTTTCGCGGCGAGTACTTTCGTCTCGATGCGCGATACAATGATATCGTGCGGCACCTGATCTATCCCGTGCCTGATCCGGCTTTGCCCTTTCTAGGTATCCACCTCACCCGCATGATTGGCGGCTACGTGACGGTGGGCCCCAACGCGGTGCTGGCGCTCGCGCGGGAGGGATACCGTAAGTCGGACATCGATCTACGCTATATGGGCGGTCTCGCTGCCTATAAGGGCTTCCGTCGCCTGCTGCGGACCTATCTCAGGGCCGGTATTACGGAGATGGTGAACTCGCTCAGCGAGCGGCGCTATGCCGCCTTGTGCCAGCGCTATTGCCCGTCTATTTCCGTCGACGCCTTCGAGCCCCACCCGGCCGGCATTCGGGCGCAGGCAGTGCTGCCGGATGGATCGCTAGCACACGATTTCCTTATCAAGAGAACGTGGCGCACCGTTCATGTCTGCAATGCGCCGTCCCCGGCGGCGACCTCGGCGATCCCGATTGCAGGCTATCTCGTAGACCACGCCATGTCTGAGTTAGGCATTCGCGCAAAAGACGCCTAA
- a CDS encoding ribonuclease activity regulator RraA, whose amino-acid sequence MTDYILSDAIRAKFKAISTASIATALYKRGLRNQFIQGVSPVSHKAENMVGQAFTLRYIPAREDRNPITVFRNADHPQRVAIETCPVGHVLVMDARKDARAATAGSILVTRLALRGAAGIVSDGGFRDAEGIGALDMPAYCANPSAPTNLTLHEALDINVPIACGDVAVFPGDVLVGDGDGVMVIPAHLAEEIAEECMRMESYETFVLEQVLDGAGIIGLYPCTKEEHEKAYEAWRTKNGC is encoded by the coding sequence ATGACCGACTACATCCTGTCTGACGCAATCCGCGCCAAGTTCAAGGCAATCTCGACCGCGTCGATCGCCACTGCTCTCTACAAGCGTGGCCTACGCAACCAGTTTATCCAAGGTGTTTCTCCCGTCTCCCACAAGGCCGAGAATATGGTCGGTCAAGCCTTTACGCTGCGCTACATTCCGGCGCGCGAGGATCGCAATCCGATCACCGTCTTCCGCAATGCGGACCACCCGCAGCGCGTTGCGATTGAAACCTGCCCGGTGGGCCATGTCCTCGTCATGGACGCCCGTAAGGACGCTCGCGCCGCCACGGCTGGGTCGATCCTGGTCACCCGCCTTGCACTGCGTGGGGCTGCCGGCATCGTGTCCGATGGCGGCTTTCGTGATGCCGAGGGTATCGGTGCGCTCGACATGCCGGCCTATTGCGCCAATCCGTCGGCACCGACCAACCTGACGCTGCATGAGGCGCTCGACATCAACGTACCGATCGCCTGCGGTGACGTGGCCGTCTTTCCCGGCGACGTCCTAGTCGGCGATGGCGATGGTGTGATGGTTATCCCCGCGCATCTTGCTGAGGAGATCGCCGAGGAATGTATGCGCATGGAAAGCTACGAGACCTTCGTTCTCGAACAGGTGCTTGACGGTGCCGGCATCATTGGCCTCTATCCCTGCACCAAGGAAGAGCACGAGAAGGCTTACGAAGCTTGGCGGACGAAGAACGGCTGCTGA
- a CDS encoding ribbon-helix-helix protein, CopG family, whose protein sequence is MSAHRERLRAAGRIYVNTDLPADLVARLDRIKEERGVASRAPIIEEALRLLIEKQQGA, encoded by the coding sequence GTGTCCGCCCATCGGGAGCGGTTGCGGGCGGCTGGCCGCATCTATGTGAACACCGATCTTCCCGCCGATCTGGTCGCACGACTTGACCGGATCAAGGAGGAACGGGGCGTGGCATCCCGCGCGCCCATCATCGAGGAAGCCCTGAGGTTACTTATCGAAAAGCAGCAAGGGGCATAA
- a CDS encoding helix-turn-helix domain-containing protein, with translation MLRTQIAAAIGCARANALDEIMREIWTRHGAGQLSDDEAGELSTLAHERRAALRGSGQGAFSLVMPPPPARCPTPVRRDSHFKGRSEVRIWRPTNRQEVQKVLLAAKRYELAERQKGERAGPLGSVAIEVLEFFVNLVDFRTGRLEPSIDTIMGKVRRSRDAVVRALKALRAHGFLDWLRRYEPTGREGSGPQVQQASNAYRLSLPERALRLLGRFGKAPPPPDDHVAAQTARAAELDAYRKALPLDELALFEAGDTALGRALAALGKSLQERESAKQTESPSQSIIAMQT, from the coding sequence ATGTTGAGGACGCAAATCGCGGCCGCGATTGGCTGCGCGCGCGCAAACGCGCTAGATGAAATCATGCGAGAAATCTGGACCCGGCACGGCGCGGGCCAACTTTCCGACGACGAGGCCGGGGAACTATCCACCCTAGCCCATGAGCGCAGGGCAGCGCTCAGGGGATCGGGACAGGGAGCATTCAGCCTGGTCATGCCCCCTCCCCCGGCGCGCTGCCCGACGCCGGTTCGCCGGGATAGCCATTTCAAGGGCCGCTCCGAGGTCCGCATATGGCGGCCGACCAACCGGCAGGAGGTGCAGAAGGTGCTTTTGGCCGCCAAACGCTACGAGCTGGCCGAGCGCCAGAAGGGCGAGCGCGCCGGCCCGCTCGGATCGGTGGCGATCGAGGTGCTGGAGTTTTTCGTGAACCTGGTCGATTTCCGCACCGGCCGGCTGGAACCGTCGATCGACACCATCATGGGGAAGGTGCGGCGCTCGCGTGACGCCGTGGTGCGGGCGTTGAAGGCGCTGCGCGCACATGGCTTTCTCGACTGGCTGCGGCGCTACGAGCCGACCGGCCGCGAAGGATCAGGCCCCCAGGTGCAGCAGGCGAGCAACGCCTACCGGCTGTCCCTGCCGGAAAGGGCGCTGCGGCTTCTCGGGCGCTTCGGCAAGGCCCCTCCCCCGCCCGACGACCATGTTGCCGCCCAGACCGCGCGGGCGGCCGAGCTGGACGCCTACAGGAAGGCCCTGCCCCTCGATGAGCTGGCGCTGTTCGAGGCGGGCGATACGGCGCTAGGCCGGGCACTCGCAGCCCTTGGAAAGTCGTTGCAGGAGCGTGAGTCCGCCAAGCAGACTGAATCCCCATCTCAATCTATTATTGCTATGCAAACATAA
- a CDS encoding ParA family protein: protein MKTVAIAMQKGGVGKSTLAKALGVAGVKAGLNVLVLDMDSQQSTTQWAERRNDALPVVRFATEIDLPKRLKQAEEAGCHLVVIDTPPARSTEAPAAVEYCDLVLVPCAPDIEAYEQLPRTARLARASDKPAAAVLTMAQPNSRAEEEIARQVFETVKLPMVPAVIHRFKVHRDASREGVTACELEPEGKAAAELQALWDWVCAELQLNTNAVVHKRA from the coding sequence ATGAAAACCGTAGCTATCGCCATGCAGAAGGGCGGCGTCGGAAAATCGACGCTCGCAAAAGCCCTTGGCGTTGCAGGCGTGAAAGCCGGCCTCAATGTCCTCGTGCTGGATATGGACTCGCAGCAATCAACGACGCAATGGGCCGAGCGCCGCAATGACGCCCTGCCCGTCGTTCGGTTCGCGACCGAGATCGACTTGCCGAAGCGTTTGAAGCAGGCGGAGGAAGCTGGATGCCACCTTGTCGTCATCGACACACCACCCGCCAGAAGCACCGAGGCCCCCGCCGCCGTCGAATATTGCGATTTGGTGCTGGTGCCGTGCGCGCCCGACATTGAGGCATACGAGCAGCTTCCCAGGACCGCGCGCCTTGCGCGCGCCAGCGACAAGCCGGCAGCCGCCGTGTTGACGATGGCGCAGCCGAACAGCCGCGCCGAGGAAGAGATTGCCCGCCAGGTGTTCGAGACGGTCAAGCTGCCGATGGTTCCAGCCGTGATCCATCGATTCAAGGTACACCGGGATGCGAGCCGGGAAGGCGTGACCGCGTGCGAGTTGGAGCCGGAAGGGAAGGCGGCTGCCGAGCTTCAGGCTCTTTGGGATTGGGT